The following are encoded together in the Vicugna pacos chromosome 26, VicPac4, whole genome shotgun sequence genome:
- the LOC140689554 gene encoding adenylate cyclase type 1-like, translating into MIPIRAISCIFTVVCIYSVAPGYVVGCLLWARSSSPNGSLAVLSSEGRALVLPALPALPCKLGYARTVGQKLIRARASPLVHLGASSSRSLGFSGQLGADPGHPAVLTCAGPDAWHVDVKLRPDYVWAAQAEEERDDTERVKPDNRRVLFNLLPAHVALHCLMANPRNAVRPCVSSRLGALAAFPVGALGVPDEIDYRSCDDFVLRAGTWPQAVPSLGPAHPSRTRPGSWWPRPSA; encoded by the exons ATGATCCCGATCCGCGCCATCTCGTGTATCTTCACAGTGGTCTGTATCTACTCCGTGGCCCCAGGATATGTG GTGGgctgcctgctctgggccaggagcTCCAGCCCCAACGGGTCCCTGGCGGTCCTGTCGTCTGAGGGCCGGGCCCTAGTGctgcccgccctgcccgccctgccctgcAAGCT CGGGTACGCGAGGACCGTGGGGCAG AAGCTCATTCGTGCCAGGGCTTCTCCCCTCGTCCACTTGGGTGCCAGTTCCAGCAGGTCCTTGGGTTTCTCG gggcagcTTGGAGCCGATCCTGGCCATCCTGCTGTTCTCACGTGCGCTGGCCCTGACGCCTGGCACGTGGACGTCAAGCTGCGGCCGGACTACGTCTGGGCTGCGCAG gcagaggaggagcgGGACGACACGGAGAGGGTGAAGCCGGACAACAGGAGGGTCCTCTTCAACCTCCTGCCGGCCCACGTCGCCCTGCACTGCCTCATGGCCAACCCCCGGAACGCG GTCAGGCCGTGCGTCTCCTCCCGCCTCGGCGCGTTGGCAGCCTTCCCCGTGGGGGCGCTCGGCGTCCCGGACGAGATCGACTACCGGTCCTGCGACGACTTCGTGCTCCGTGCAGGTACGTGGCCGCAGGCCGTCCCGTCACTCGGGCCAGCGCACCCTTCCCGCACCCGGCCCGGGAGCTGGTGGCCACGGCCCTCTGCCTAG